Below is a genomic region from Spirosoma radiotolerans.
CCTGAAAAATCATCAGGCCCGTGTCAATTTCCTTTTCGATAAAAAAAGTAGTGACGCCCGTTTCCGTTTCGCCATTGATGATGGCCCAGTTGATGGGCGCTGCTCCCCGGTATTGTGGCAGCAGTGATCCATGCAGATTAAACGTTCCTATAGTAGGCATGCTCCAAACCACCTCGGGCAGCATTCGAAACGCAACAACGACCTGAAGGTCAGCCTGGTAGCTAGCTAGTTGTTCCAGGAAGGCCGGGTCGCGGAGTTTTTCGGGTTGCAGAACCGGTAAATTAGCAGCTTCGGCGGCTTTCTTAACAGGGGAAGGCGTAAGCTGAAGCCCACGTCCTGAGGGCCGGTCGGGTGCTGTAACAACGGCAACAACCTGGCAGCCGGCGCCAAGAAGCCGCTGAAGGCTGGCGACGGCAAAATCGGGCGTGCCCATAAATACAATGCGAAGGGACTGAGGCATGAATCAGTAAATCGTTTTTTACGTAGGCCCGCGACTATGTGTTGATATAGCCGGGAAGTATTTTTACTTTTGTATCACAAGACGGGTCGCTCCGAACGCCTTGTAAAAGAATGTGACCGGCCAATAAATGGCTTAGCCAATGCGACGAATAAGTTATCATGTTCCTAAACCGAGCGCTTCGGAAACCCGACGGCGACTCTGACGCGTCTGCAAAGAAAACCAATTTGGTTGCAGAACGGTCGGCGTACCGTTCTTTTTGTTTTTAAGGAGCACACCGAACCAAAAGAATAACGAGTTAGTACTATTAGATTATGGCAAAGATTTCATATTACACCGAAGAAGGACTCAACCGGCTTAAAGCTGAATTAGTGGAGTTAAAAACCAAGGGACGGACGGCTATTGCCCATCAAATTGCCGAAGCGCGTGACAAGGGAGATCTTAGCGAAAATGCAGAGTATGATGCGGCAAAAGATGCGCAGGGCTTGCATGAACTGAAAATATCGAAACTCGAAGAAGTATTGTCGAACGCCCGCGTGCTGGACGAGTCGACCATCGATACCTCGCTGGTATCGGTTTTGTCGAAAGTAAAAATTAAGAATGTAAAAAGTGGGGCCGAAATGCTCTATACGCTGGTTTCAGAAGAAGAAGCCGACCTCAAAGCAGGCCGTATTTCGGTGGGTTCGCCCATTGGAAAGGGGCTGCTTGGCAAGCGTGTTGGTGAGACTGCTGAGATCAAAGTACCGGCTGGCGTACTGGAGTTTAAAGTCATCGAGATTGCCCGGTAGTTTTAATGAAGAGTTTAGCGTGAAGAATGTAGACGAAAGAACTGCGCAAACCTATTCTTCACGCTAAACTGTTCACTCTTCACTTTATTTATGGCTTCCATCTTCTCCCGAATCGTTGCTGGCGAAATTCCAGCCCATAAAATCGCCGAAACGGATGAGTATCTTGCTTTCCTGGACGTCATGCCGACAACGACCGGGCATACGCTCGTCATTCCTAAGAAAGAAGTAGATTATCTGTTCGATCTGGACGACGACCTCTATTTGGGCCTGATGGCTTTCGCCAAGAAAGTGGCCCCGGCCATTGAAAAAGCGGTGCCTTGTCTGCGGATTGGTGTAGCGGTGGTTGGCCTGGAAGTGCCCCACGCACACGTGCATCTGATACCGATGAACTCCATGGCCGATATGAATTTTCATAACAAACTGAAGCCGAGTCAGGATGAGCTGGCGGCCACAGCCGAGAAAATTCGTCGCTTTTTGTAATTTTTAATAAGCCACCAAACACCAAGGCCGGACAATTTCACATTGTCCAGCCTTGGTGTTTGGTGGCTCTATGAATGAAGAAGCGGTATGGTTTTCGTAGTGCGGACCTTCGCATTCGCCATTCTGTCATCCCGACGTCAGGAGGAGTCTTA
It encodes:
- the greA gene encoding transcription elongation factor GreA, whose translation is MAKISYYTEEGLNRLKAELVELKTKGRTAIAHQIAEARDKGDLSENAEYDAAKDAQGLHELKISKLEEVLSNARVLDESTIDTSLVSVLSKVKIKNVKSGAEMLYTLVSEEEADLKAGRISVGSPIGKGLLGKRVGETAEIKVPAGVLEFKVIEIAR
- a CDS encoding HIT family protein, which translates into the protein MASIFSRIVAGEIPAHKIAETDEYLAFLDVMPTTTGHTLVIPKKEVDYLFDLDDDLYLGLMAFAKKVAPAIEKAVPCLRIGVAVVGLEVPHAHVHLIPMNSMADMNFHNKLKPSQDELAATAEKIRRFL